CGCTCCCGCGCGGTCACACGATCCGCACCGCTGCGACCGAGGAGGACCAGCGGGCGGCCTGGACGATCCTCGAGGACGCCTTCCTCGAGTGGTCCGAGCGCGACCGCGAGCCGTTCGAGGACTTCGCCGCCGAGGTGATGGGCCGGCCGGGCTTCGAGCCGTGGCACCTGCGCCTGGTCGTCGACGGGGACGGCGTCCCGGTGGGGGCGTGCCACCTCGTCGTGTTCCGCGGGGAGGACACCACCCAGGGCTACGTGCAGAGCCTCGGCGTACGCCGGGACCGCCGGCACCAGGGCCTCGCCCGGGCGCTGCTCGCCGACGCGTTCGCCAACGCGCGGGAGGTCGGGGCGGTGTCGTCCGAGCTCAGCACGGACACGCGCACCGGCGCCCTCGGGCTCTACACCCGCGTCGGCATGCGCGTGCGCCAGACCTGGCTCCACCGCGCCTACGACCTGACCCGTCCGGAGCCTGCCGCGCGGCCCGTAGGCTCTGGCGCATGACGATCCTCGACGACGCCCGCCCCGGCATGGACCCGGACGTCCGCCCCCAGGACGACCTCTTCGGCCACGTCAACGGCCGCTGGCTGGCGGAGACCGAGATCCCCTCCGACCGCGCGAGCTGGGGCGCGTTCCACATGCTCGCCGAAGCCGCGGAGTCCCACGTCCGTGCGCTGCTCGAGGAGGCCGACGCCGAGGCCGACCAGGCGCCCCCGGGCAGCACGACCCAGCAGATCGGCCACCTCTACCGCTCGTTCCTCGACGAGGCACGCGTGGAGGAGCTGGGCGCGAGCCCGGTCGCCGCGGCACTGGCGGAGATCGCCGCGGTCACCGACCACCCCTCGCTCGCCGCCCACGTGGGCCGGGCCGAGCGCACGGGCGTCGGCGGCTTCTTCGGCGCCTACGTCAGCACCGACGACCGCAACAGCGAGCGCTACCTCGTTCAGCTCGTGCAGGGCGGCCTCGGGCTGCCCGACGAGTCCTACTACCGCGAGGAGAAGTTCGCCTCGATCCGCGAGGCCTACACCGGCTACCTCTCCGCGCTCTTCGCCCTGGCCGGCGACCTCTACGCCGAGGACCCCGACGTCTCCGCCGCGCGGGTCCTGCGCCTCGAGACGCGCCTGGCCGAGGGCCACTGGGAGCGGGCGGCGACCCGCGACGTGATCAAGTGCTACAACCTGATGACCTTCGAGCAGCTCCGCGAGCTCGCCCCGGCCTTCGCCTGGGAGGAGTACGCCGAGGCGCTCGGCGCGACCGAGGAGACGCTGGCGGAGGTCGTGGTCCGGCAGCCGAGCTACCTCGCCCACCTGTCCGGGGTCGTCGCCGACCAGTCGGTCGAGCTGGCCGACTGGCAGGCCTGGATGTCGGCCAGGACGCTGCGCTCCGCGGCGCCGTACCTCTCCTCGGCCTTCGTCGAGCGCAACTTCGACTTCTACGGCCGCACCCTGTCCGGCACCCCCGAGCTGCGAGCCCGCTGGAAGCGTGCGGTCACGTTCGTCGAGGGCTCGGTCGGCGAGGCCGTCGGCGAGAGGTACGTCGAGCGGCACTTCCCGCCGGCCGCCAAGGCCGCGATGGACGAGCTGGTGACCAACCTGCTCGAGGCCTACCGCCGCTCGATCACCGACCTCGACTGGATGACCGAGGCCACCAAGGCCCGCGCGTTCGACAAGCTGCGCACCTTCCGGCCCAAGATCGGCTACCCCGAGAAGTTCCGCGACTACTCCGCGCTGCGCGTCGAGCCCGGTGACCTGTGGGGCAACGCCCAGCGGGCCGCGGAGTTCGAGCACGACCGGCAGCTCGGCAAGATCGGCTCGCCGGTGGACCGCGACGAGTGGCACATGCTGCCGCAGACCGTCAACGCCTACTACAACCCCGGCATCAACGAGATCTGCTTCCCCGCAGCGATCCTGCAGCGTCCGTTCTTCGACCTCGACGCCGACCCGGCGGAGAACTACGGCGGCATCGGCGCGGTCATCGGTCACGAGATCGGTCACGGCTTCGACGACCAGGGCTCGGAGTACGACGAGCTCGGCAACCTCAACGAGTGGTGGACCGAGGCCGACAAGGCGGCGTTCCGCGAGCGCGCGGACAAGCTGATCGCGCAGTACGACGGCCTCTCGCCGCGCGCGCTGCCCGAGGAGAAGGTCAACGGGGCCCTGACCGTCGGCGAGAACATCGGCGACCTCGGTGGCCTCACGATCGGCCTCAAGGCCTACCTGATCAGCCTCGGCGACCGGCCGCTGCCGGAGTCCGACGGGCTCACCGGCACCCAGCGGCTGTTCCTCAACTGGGCCCACGTGTGGCGCACCAAGGACCGCACCGAGCTGGCCCTGCAGCGGCTGACCGTCGACCCGCACAGCCCGCCGGAGTTCCGCGCCAACATCGCCCGCAACCTCGACGAGTTCCACTCCGCCTTCGCCACCCGGCCGGGCGACGGCCTGTGGCTCGAGCCCGAGGAGCGCGTGCGCATCTGGTGAGCGTTTTGTCCTGGTGCGCAAGGGGTACATGTGTGTCCGACGGACGCGGCACGCGTCCCTGGTGAGAGGAACACACCATGACCATCGGCGGCGGAATCCTGCTCTTCGTCATCGGGGCCATCCTGGCCTTCGCGGTCGACGTCGACATCCCGGGCATCGAGGACAACACCCTGGGCTACATCCTCATGCTGGCCGGCGTGCTGGTCGCCGTGCTGAGCCTGGCCGCCACCCGGCGCCGCCACAGCACCGTCGCGGTCACCCGCGACGCCTCGGGTCGTGAGGCCGTGACCGAGCGCCACACCGACTCCACCGGTGGTCCGGTCGTCTGAGCGCCCACCCGCCACCTGACGCGCGCCCGTCGCGCGTCACCACTCGCACGAGCCTCTTCGCGGGGCTCGTGCTCGTGATTTTCCTGACCGCCCTGTCCGCCGTGCTGCTGCGCGACGACAGCCCGGCCGCGGACTGCGCCGTCGCCGTCTCCTCAGGCGAGACGAGCCCCCAGCTGGTCCCGCGCGCCGCCCTCCTGCCGGCCGGCTCGGTCGGCCGGCAGCGCCGGCGGGTGGTCGAGGCGGTCGAGGGTCTCGGCGGCCCGGTCGGGTCGGTCATCACCGGCCGGTTCTTCGAGCGCCTGACCCAGCGCCCCAGCGTCGTGGCGTACGCCGACCGGCTGGCCCTGGTGACCACCCCGCAGCCCGGGCGCGCGGTCGTCGACGTGGTGGACGTCGACCGCGCCCGGACCGACTGGCGCGTCGACCTCGCCGGGGACCCGGCCTGGACCACGTTCACCGGTGGGCCGGTCGGGGAGGACCTCGTGCTGGCCTTCTCCGGGCCGCAGCCGAGCCTGCTCACCCTCGCCGGCGACTCGGTCCCGCTGGTCTGCGGCGACCTGCCGCGGACGGGCCCCTCCACCCTGGTGCGCACCGACCAGGCGGGGTCCGACGTGGTCGTGGGCTCGGTGGGGGCCGACGGACGGCGGGTGGTCCGCCTGGTCGACCCGGCCACCGGCAAGGTCGGCTGGACCCGTCACGGACGAGGGGCCCTGGCGTCGGTCTCGGTCGCCGGCGACCTCGTGCTCCTCGCCCGGGCCGACTCGGCCTCGCTCGCGACCGGGGGTGCACCGACGCCGGGCCCCGGCGCGTGGGTCGAGGCGCTGTCCCGCTCCGGCGGGTCGCAGGTCTGGGCGCACCGCGGTCCCGCGGCTGCCCTCCTGACCGCCGGACCCGACGGGTCGTCGTACCTCCTCCGGACGGGGGGCCGGCCCCGCGTCGTCGCCCTCGACGCCAGGGGCCGGGTCCGCTGGACACGGCCCGTGCCCGTCGGCTTCCGGTCCGCCTGGCTGTGGGCCGACCGCCTGGTGCTGCGCGGCCCGGACCCCCGGGGCGGCGCGATGCTCCGCGCGCTCGACACCTCCTCCGGACGGCCCGCGTGGACCGTGCGGGCACGACAGGCCCCTCCGGTCGGGGACAGCCCCCGGCCGGGTCTCGGGACGCCGCTGGTCGAGGACGGCACCGCCTGGGTGCCCGCCCCCAACGGGCTCCTCGAGGTCGACGTGGCCTCCGGCCGCGCGACCCGGCACGACTCGACCGCCCGGGTGGACGAGCTGCTGCGCCTCGGCGACCGGGCCGAGGGACGCGTGGCGGTGGTGAGCGGCACCGCCCTGCTGGTCACCCGCTGAGCCTGCGCTCCCGCCTAGACTTCCCTTCCGCCCGGGCGCCGACCCGGACCGTCTCCCGGAGGGGCCCGTGGCCAAGTCCAAGGCACCGATCGTCACAGCCGTGGTCGTCGGTGTGGTCGCGGTCGTGGCGGTCAAGCTCATCGTCGGGGGCGGTGGGTCCGAGAAGACGCCTGGTGCCACGCCGAGCGACGCGGGTCGCGACACCAGCGGCTGCGTCTCGCTGACGGTCGCGGCGTCCAGCGAGAAGGCGGCGCTGCTGGGGCGGATCGCCTCGGCCTACGAGGACACCGACCCCGAGGTCGGCGGCACCTGCGTCGCGGTCGAGGTGACCTCGGTCGCCTCGGGCGGCGGCGAGCAGGCCCTGGCGCGCGGGTGGGACGAGGAGCTCGACGGCCCGCGTCCCGACGTGTGGACCCCGGCCGCCTCGACGTGGGTGGGCCTCCTGCAGCAGGACCTCGCCGCGAAGGACAAGCCCGACCTGGTCCCGGACGAGACGCCCTCGATCGCCTCGACGCCCCTCGTGCTCGCGATGCCGCGACCGATGGCCCAGGCCCTCGGCTGGCCGGCCAAGTCCCTCGGCTGGAGCGACGTGCTGTCGCTGGTGGAGGACCAGCGCGGCTGGGCCGCGCTCGGCCACCCCGAGTGGGGCCGCTTCACGCTCGGCAAGACCAACCCCAACCTGTCCACGTCCGGGCTCGCCGCCACGATCGGATCTTTTGTCGCAGCGACAGGAAAGTCGTCCGACCTCACCGACCGGGACCTCGAGGACCCGCGGGTGCGGAGGTTCGTGCAGACGGTGGAGCGCTCGGTCGTCCACTACGGCGACACGACTCTGACCTACCTGTCCAACCTGCAGCGCGCCGACGACAGGGGCGCGTCGCTCGGCTACGTCAGCGCGGTCGCCGTGGAGGAGAAGTCGGTCCTCGACTACAACAACGGCAACCCCACCGGTGACCCGGCGACGCTGGGCGACCACGAGAAGCCCGCGGTGCCCCTGGCGGCGATCTACCCCAAGGAGGGCACGCTGTTCTCCGACAGCCCGTGGGTGACGCTCGACGCCCCCTGGGTCGACGAGGACAAGCGGGCCGCGTCCGCGGACCTCCTGTCCTACCTCCGCAGCGCCAAGGCCCAGAAGGTCTTCACCGACGCCGGCTTCCGGACCTACGACGGCAAGCCCGGCAAGCCGATCACGACCAGCGAGGACCTCATCGCCGACGGGGTGAAGGTCACGCTGAGCCCGCCGGCACCGGCCGTGCTCTCGCAGGTGCGCTCGGCGTGGACCCAGCTGCGCAAGCCCGCCCGCGTGCTCATGCTGCTCGACGTGTCCGGGTCGATGGGCGAGCCCGTGCCCGACGCCGGCGCCTCCAAGCTCGAGCTGGCCAAGCGGGCCGCGATCCGGGCGATGACCCAGTTCGCGCCGACCGACGAGGTCGGCCTGTGGGCGTTCACCACCGACCTCGACGGCGAGGAGCAGATCTACCGCGAGCTCGAGCCCGTCCTGCCGATCTCCCGCCAGCGCGACGACCTGAGGCGGTCGATCCGGTCCCTCACGCCGCTCAACGGCACCCCGCTCTACGCCGCGATCCGTGCCGCCGTCGGCACGATGGGGACGTCCCTGGACGCCGACAAGATCAACGCCGTGGTCGTCCTGACCGACGGCCGCAACGAGTACCCCGCCGACACCGACCTGGCCGGCCTCGTCCGCCAGCTCGGCGGGGGCAGCAGCGAGTCACCCGACACCTCGCTGCGGGTGTTCACGATCGCCTACGGCGAGGGGGCCGACCTGGAGACCCTCCGCCAGATCAGCGCGGCCAGCAACGCCGCGGCCTACGACGCGACGCGGCCGGAGAGCATCGACAAGGTGTTCACCGCCGTGCTGAGCAACTTCTGAGTCGGGCCGGGTCGACGATGGGTTTCGGCAAGCAGGTGGCCAGGGCGGGACGTGACCCGTGGCTCCTGGTGACCTCCGGGGTCGGCGGCGGGCTGGCCTGGGCCGTGCTGCCGGTCGCCGGTGTCGCCGGTGCCGCGGCCGCCCCGGTCGGCCTCGGCATCGCCGCCGCGATGTGGGGCGTCGGGGCCGTCGTCGGGGCGTTGAGCGGCAAGGACGACGACGACTGGGACGAGGAGGAGGTCGAGGAGATCGGGCTGCGTCCCGGCACTCCACAGGCCACGATGGTGCGGGCGATCCACGGCTACGTCACCGACCTCGAGGACCTCCGCGCCTCGCCCCTGCCCGACAGCGTGCTGGACCAGTCGATCACCGCGCTGGTCGCCGCCCAGGGTGCCGAGCAGACCGCGGTGCGGGTCGCGGCCGCGGTCGACGGCCTCGACGACGCCCTCCGGCGGAGCAGGCGCCCACCCGGCCAGGAGCCGCGCGGCGGTGCGCTCGCGGCGGTGCAGCGGATGGCCGAGCGCCGCACTGCCCTGCTCACCAAGCTGCAGCACAGCGTCGACCAGGTCGCCGAGGTCTACACCAAGCTGCTGGAGATGCGGGCGAGCGTGGCCGCCCTCGATGTCGGCGACGGGGCCGACGAGGTCACCCGGGTCAACGCCTCGCTCGACGCGCTGCGCGGATCGCTGGCCGAGCTCGAGGACGAGCGTCGCGCGCTCCCGTGAGCCGGGTCGCATCTGTCGGACCCCTCCGGTAGGCATGACCCCATGACGACCGGGAGCTCGGGACCCCTGCTGCGCTTCCAGGCGCTGTGCCTGGACACCGACGCCGCCCACCTGGAGCAGGTGGCGGCGTTCTGGTCGACCGCGCTGGGCTGGGAGCGCGAGCCCGGGCACGGCGGTGCCGTCCTGCGCGGCGAGGGGCCGGGGGCGTCGCTGTGGATCGACGTCGTCCCGGAGCCGCGCACCGTCAAGCACCGCACCCACCTCGACGTGCGCGTCGACGACGTCGAGACGCTGGTGGCCGCCGGGGCCCGGGTCGACGACGCGACGTCCTTCCCCTGGGTGGTCCTGCGCGACCCCGAGGGGGGCGAGCTGTGCGCCTTCCCGACGCGCGAGGACCGGGGCCCGGGGCTCTACGAGGTCTGCACCGACTGCGGTCCCGACCCGCTGCCGATCACACGCTGGTGGGCCGAGGTGCTCGGGGCCCACGCGGGGCAGGACGAGGGCGACGACTGGGCCCACCTCGCGTCGGTCGAGGGCGCCCCCTTCGAGCTGTGGGTGTTCTGCCCCGTGCCGGAGCCCAAGACCGCCAAGAACCGCTTCCACCTCGACTTCCGCGCCACCCGCCCCGACACGGTCGACCTCCTCGTGCAGCGCGGCGCGACCGTCCTCCGCGCGCCCGACCGGGAGATCTCCTGGCACGTCCTCGCCGACCCCGACGGCAACGAGCTCTGCGTCTTCCCGGCGGAGGGCTCGTGAGGTCAGGGGACGAGCAGCGCCGGCACGGCCGAGAGGACGGTGGCCCGGCCGAGCACCGCGAGGCCGTCGTTGGCGCCCGTCCGGGCGAGCCCGAGGCGGTGGTCGCTGCCCGCCCGCTCCAGCAGGGAGTTGACCGCGCCGGCCGGTCGCACGGTGCAGTCCCGCCACGGGTCCTCGACGTCGGGGAGGCCACGTTGCCCGTCGGCCCAGCCGTAGAGCCGCACCCGCCGGTCGCCGACCTCGACCTCGTAGCCCGTCGACCCCTCCCGGTGCGGGGACTCCACGGTCGTGGTCCTGCGCCGCTCGCCCCACGACAGCCCGGACCGCGCACCGGCGCGGACGAGGGTCCTGACCAGGTCGTCGTGCTCGCTCACGGCACCATCCTGCCGGTCAGGGCGGTGGCGGCATGAGCATCCACCTCCATCGCGGCACCGACACCACCGTGCTGGCCGACGGCCTGGCCGAGCTCCTGGCCGCGCTGCTGCCCGACCCCTTCGCCGAGGAGGTCGTGGTCGTCCCCGCCAAGGGGGTGGAGCGCTGGCTGGCCCAGCGGCTGTCGCACCACCTCGGGGCAGGGCCCCGCGGTGGCGACGGCGTGTGCGCCGGCGTCCGGTTCCTCAACCCACGCTCGCTGGTGGCGATGCTGACCGGCACCGAGGACGACGACCCGTGGGACCCCGACCGCTTCGTGTGGCCGCTGCTGCGGGTGGTCGACGGCTCGCTCGACGAGCCGTGGTGCGCCACGCTCGCCCGCCACCTCGGCCACGGCGGAGCCGACCCCCTCGACGAGCTCCGGCGCGACCGTCGCTACGCCGTCGCGCGTCGCCTGGCCGGGCTGTTCTCCTCCTACGCCGTGCAGCGCCCGCAGCTGGTCTCCGACTGGCGGGTGGGTCGCGACACCGACGGGGCCGGCGGTGTCCTGCCCGAGGACCTCCGCTGGCAGCCCGAGCTGTGGCGCCGGCTCCTCGCCGAGCGCGACGTGCCGGCCCCCGACCAGCGGCACGCCGCCGTCGTGGAGGCGATCCGCGGGGGCGCCGACCTCGCGCTGCCCGACCGGCTGTCGATGTTCGGCCACACCCGCATGCCGCGCACCGAGCTCGAGCTGCTGCGCGCGGTCGGCGAGGTCCGCGAGGTGCACCTGTGGCTGCCGCAGGCCTCCCCGGCCGGGTGGGAGCGACTGGTCGAGGAGACCGCGGCCGGACCGGTCCGCCGCAGCGACGACGCGGGGGGTCGGCTGCTGCACCACCGGCTCCTGTCCTCGCTGGGACGCGACTCGCGCGAGCTGCAGCGCTCGCTGAGCCTGCTCTCGCCCGAGGTCGAGACCGTCCACGCGCCACCGGCCGGAGCGGCCGGATCGTCGGGGTCGTCCGGGTCGTCCGGGTCGTCGGGGGCGCCGGGGGCGTCGGGGCCCGCCACCCTGCTCCAGCTGCTGCAGCACGACCTGCGCGGCGACCTCGACGCCGGTGAGGTCGCGCGGCTCGGCGACCGCCCGCGACCGGTCGGCGACACCTCGGTGCAGGTGCACTCGTGCCACAGCCCGGCACGCCAGGTCGAGGTGCTGCGCGAGGTGCTGGTCGGGCTCCTGCAGGACGACCCGACCCTCGAGCCCCGCGACATCCTCGTGATGTGTCCCGACGTGGAGGCCTACGCCCCGCTGTTCTCCGCGACGTTCGGGCTCCTGGACTCCGTCGGCGCCGACGGCCACCCCGGTCACCAGTTGCGGGTGCGGCTCGCCGACCGCGGTCTGGGCAGCACCAACCCGCTGCTCGAGACCGCGCTGCGGCTGGTCGAGCTGGCCGGCGGCAGGGCCACCGCCAGCGAGGTGCTCGACCTGGTCGCCGAGGACGTCGTGCGGCGGCGCTTCGCCCTCGACGAGGACGACGTCGGCGAGCTGCGCGCCTGGACGGAGCGCTCGGGCGTGCGCTGGGGGCTGACCCCCGCCCTGCGCGCCGACTTCGCGATGGTCGGCTTCCCCCAGAACACCTGGCAGGCCGGGCTCGACCGCGTGCTCCTCGGCGCCGCGATGGCCGAGGGCGACGTGCTGGTCGGCCGGCGCCTGCCGCTCGACGACGTCGGCAGCACGGGCATCGACCTGGCCGGCCGCCTGGCCGAGCTGGTCGAGCGCCTGGGCTCGACGGTGGAGGCCCTGCGGTCGGCCCGCACGCTGACCGAGTGGGGCACGGCCCTGCTCCACGGCGTGACCGCGGTGACCGACGTCGCCCCGAGGGACGGCTGGATCCGCACCGAGCTCGAGCGCCAGGTCGCCTCGATCCTCGACGAGGGCGGAGCGGCGGGCGACGGCACGACGCTGCGGCTGGCCGACGTACGCCGCCTGCTGCTGCAGCACACCCAGCCGCGCCCGACCCGCGCCAACTTCCGCACCGGCGAGCTGACGGTCGCCACGCTGGTGCCGATGCGCTCGGTGCCCCACCGCGTGATCTGCCTGGTGGGCCTCGACGACGGGGTGTTCCCGCGCAACACCGTCGCCGACGGTGACGACGTCCTCCTGCGCGACCCCGTGACCGGCGAGCGTGACCCGCGCGGCGAGGACCGCCAGCTCCTCCTCGACGCGGTGCTGGCCGCCGGCACGACCCTGGTGGTGACCTACACCGGACGCTCGATCCACAGCAACGAGGAGCGGCCGCCTGCCGTGCCGCTCGGCGAGCTCCTCGACGCGCTCGACCTGACCGCTCCAGGGGCGCGGACCGGCGTGCTGACCCACCACCGGCTGCAGCCGTTCGACCCCGACGCGTTCGGCGCGCAGCGTGCCGCGACCTCCTTCGACCGCGCCGCGCTCGAGGGCGCCCGTGCCGTCGTCGGTCAGCGCCGGCCCCGTCCGCCGTTCCTGGCGGCGCCCCTGCCCGAGGGCCGCGCCGCGGTCGACCTCGACGGACCGACCGACGGCGGCCTGGTGGTGACCCTCGAGGACCTGCAGCGGTTCTACCTCAGCCCGGTCAGGGGCTTCCTGCGCCAGGGGCTGGGTGCCGGCCTCCCCGCCGAGCACGACGCCGTCGAGGACCGCATGCCCGTCGAGCTCGACCACCTCCAGCGCTGGGCCCTCGGCGACCGGATGCTGGCGCGCGCGGTCGCGGGCCAGGACTTCGAGACGGTCTGCAACGCCGAGCTCACCCGCGGCCAGCTGCCGCCGGCCGGGCTGGGCTTCGCCGCGATCCGCGACGTCACCCAGCAGGTCAACGGCCTCTACTCCGCCAGCGCCCGTGACCGGCAGGTCACGCCGACCGCGGTGGACGTCACCGTCGACCTCGTCGTCGACGGCGTGCCGTGCCGGCTGACCGGGGTGGTCCCCGACGTCCGGGGCGACACGGTCGTCCGGGTCGCGTTCGGGTCGCTGTCGGTCAAGCACCGGTGGCGGGCGTGGCTCGACCTGCTCGCGCTCAGTGCCGCCCACCCCGACCGCGCCTGGACCACCGCGACCTACGGCTGGGTCAAGCGGGCCGGCACCGCCGAGGTGTCCCGCATGGGCGGGGTCACCGACGCGGCCGGTCTCCTGGCCGGGCTGGTCGCGCTCCAGCGCCGCGGCCTGCGAGAGCCCCTCCCGGTCCCTCCCCGCACGGCCTACAAGCTCGCCGAGGCGCGGCTGCACCACAAGAGCGACTACTGGCCCATCCGCCGCGAGTGGGACCACGACGACAACGCCGTCGTCCCGGGCGAGAGCGCGGCGCCCGAGCACGTCCGGGTCTACGGCGTCCGCGCGCCGGTCGACGTCCTGCTCACCGACGCCCTCGACGACGACCCCGGGCCCCGCAGCGAGCGCAACCGCCTGGCCCGGCTCGCGTGCTTCCTGTGGAACCCGGTCTTCGAGCACGAGCAGGTGAGACACGCGTGAGCAACGTGATCCCGCTGCGACCGGGGCCCGCGACCTTCGACGTCTGCGGCGCCCTCCCCACCGGCACGACCCTGCTCGAGGCGAGCGCGGGCACCGGCAAGACCTGGACGATCGCCTCGCTGGTGGCCCGCCACGTGGTCGAGGGCCACGTGCCGCTCGACCGGATGCTCGTGGTGACCTTCGGCCGCGCGGCCAGCCAGGAGCTCCGCGAGCGGGTGCGCGAGCGTCTGGTCGAGGCCGAGCGGGCGCTGGCCGGCGGGCCGGCCGGCGACGGCCTGCTCGAGCTGCTCACCGACGTCGAGGAGACCGAGCGGGTCGAGCGGCTGCGCCGGGTGCGCGAGGCGCTGGTCGACTTCGATGCCGCGACGATCGCCACGATCCACCAGTTCTGCCAGCTCGTGCTCGCGGGTCTCGGCGTGGCCGGCGACAGCGACCGCTCGGCCGTGCTCGTGGAGAACCTCGACGACCTGCGCGAGGAGGTCGTCGACGACCTCTACGTCCGCAAGTTCGCCCCCGGCGACACCGCCCCGGCCTTCAGCCGCCGCGACGCCACCAAGATCGCCAAGGTCGCGGTCGGCGACCCCCGGGCCACCCTCGAGCCCCGGGCGGCCACGGCCGAGACGACGGCCGGCACGCGCCTGCGCTTCGCCGAGGCCGTGCGTCGCGAGATCGACGTGCGCAAGCGTCGCCTCGGCGTCCTGTCCTACGACGACCTGCTGGGCCGCCTGGCCGACGCGCTCGAGGCCGAGGACTCCCCGGCCCGCGAGCGCATGCGCGGTCGGTGGTCCCTCGTCCTGGTCGACGAGTTCCAGGACACCGACCCGGTGCAGTGGCAGGTCTTCGACCGCGCGTTCTCCGGCCACGCGACGCTGGTGCTCATCGGCGACCCCAAGCAGGCGATCTACGCCTTCCGTGGCGGTGACGTCGACACCTACCTCCAGGCCAAGCAGACCGCGAGCGCGGAGCTGACGCTCGGCACCAACCACCGCAGCGACGAGCCCCTGGTGGCCTCGCTGACCGCCTTCCTCGCCGACGCCGAGCTCGGCACCGACATCGTGGTGCGCCCCGTGACCGCGGCCCACGAGGGGAGCCGCCTGGCCGGGCTCCCCGAGCCCTCGCCCTTCCGGCTGCGGCTGCTCGACCGCGAGCAGTGCGGCGGTGCGGGGGCCAAGCCGCTGGCCATGCAGGCGGTCCGCGAGGTCGTGCCGGACGACGTGGCCGCCGACGTCGCGCGACTGCTGTCCTCGGGAGGGACCTTCCGCGACGGCGAGACCGACCGGCCCCTCCAGCCCGGCGATGTGGCCGTGCTCGCCGCCAAGCGGGCCGACCTCGACCGGGTGCACGTGGCGCTGGCGGCTCGGGGGGTGCGCTCGGTGGTCGCGGGGTCGGGCAACGTCGTGACCACCGAGGCGGGCACCGACTGGCTGGTCCTGCTCGAGGCGCTGGAGCAGCCCCACCGGCCCGAGCGGGTGCGGGCCGCGGCGCTGACCGCGTTCCTCGGCCACAGCGCGGCCGAGCTGTCCGAGGGCGGTGAGCCGCTGACC
This genomic window from Nocardioides marmoribigeumensis contains:
- a CDS encoding GNAT family N-acetyltransferase; the encoded protein is MTTIQGLPAGLTTRPLRAEDSRAVYELIAACERHDVGSVEIEEADLVGDWGRPSFDIASSTMSVHDGDRLVAYAELTSDTRADAHVHPDHRRRGIGTALSGWVRATARARGSAVVGSPVPQGSDGDRLLERLGYFVRWESWVLELPPGAEIAAQPLPRGHTIRTAATEEDQRAAWTILEDAFLEWSERDREPFEDFAAEVMGRPGFEPWHLRLVVDGDGVPVGACHLVVFRGEDTTQGYVQSLGVRRDRRHQGLARALLADAFANAREVGAVSSELSTDTRTGALGLYTRVGMRVRQTWLHRAYDLTRPEPAARPVGSGA
- a CDS encoding VOC family protein; amino-acid sequence: MTTGSSGPLLRFQALCLDTDAAHLEQVAAFWSTALGWEREPGHGGAVLRGEGPGASLWIDVVPEPRTVKHRTHLDVRVDDVETLVAAGARVDDATSFPWVVLRDPEGGELCAFPTREDRGPGLYEVCTDCGPDPLPITRWWAEVLGAHAGQDEGDDWAHLASVEGAPFELWVFCPVPEPKTAKNRFHLDFRATRPDTVDLLVQRGATVLRAPDREISWHVLADPDGNELCVFPAEGS
- a CDS encoding DUF6458 family protein; translation: MTIGGGILLFVIGAILAFAVDVDIPGIEDNTLGYILMLAGVLVAVLSLAATRRRHSTVAVTRDASGREAVTERHTDSTGGPVV
- a CDS encoding M13 family metallopeptidase translates to MTILDDARPGMDPDVRPQDDLFGHVNGRWLAETEIPSDRASWGAFHMLAEAAESHVRALLEEADAEADQAPPGSTTQQIGHLYRSFLDEARVEELGASPVAAALAEIAAVTDHPSLAAHVGRAERTGVGGFFGAYVSTDDRNSERYLVQLVQGGLGLPDESYYREEKFASIREAYTGYLSALFALAGDLYAEDPDVSAARVLRLETRLAEGHWERAATRDVIKCYNLMTFEQLRELAPAFAWEEYAEALGATEETLAEVVVRQPSYLAHLSGVVADQSVELADWQAWMSARTLRSAAPYLSSAFVERNFDFYGRTLSGTPELRARWKRAVTFVEGSVGEAVGERYVERHFPPAAKAAMDELVTNLLEAYRRSITDLDWMTEATKARAFDKLRTFRPKIGYPEKFRDYSALRVEPGDLWGNAQRAAEFEHDRQLGKIGSPVDRDEWHMLPQTVNAYYNPGINEICFPAAILQRPFFDLDADPAENYGGIGAVIGHEIGHGFDDQGSEYDELGNLNEWWTEADKAAFRERADKLIAQYDGLSPRALPEEKVNGALTVGENIGDLGGLTIGLKAYLISLGDRPLPESDGLTGTQRLFLNWAHVWRTKDRTELALQRLTVDPHSPPEFRANIARNLDEFHSAFATRPGDGLWLEPEERVRIW
- a CDS encoding substrate-binding and VWA domain-containing protein, with protein sequence MAKSKAPIVTAVVVGVVAVVAVKLIVGGGGSEKTPGATPSDAGRDTSGCVSLTVAASSEKAALLGRIASAYEDTDPEVGGTCVAVEVTSVASGGGEQALARGWDEELDGPRPDVWTPAASTWVGLLQQDLAAKDKPDLVPDETPSIASTPLVLAMPRPMAQALGWPAKSLGWSDVLSLVEDQRGWAALGHPEWGRFTLGKTNPNLSTSGLAATIGSFVAATGKSSDLTDRDLEDPRVRRFVQTVERSVVHYGDTTLTYLSNLQRADDRGASLGYVSAVAVEEKSVLDYNNGNPTGDPATLGDHEKPAVPLAAIYPKEGTLFSDSPWVTLDAPWVDEDKRAASADLLSYLRSAKAQKVFTDAGFRTYDGKPGKPITTSEDLIADGVKVTLSPPAPAVLSQVRSAWTQLRKPARVLMLLDVSGSMGEPVPDAGASKLELAKRAAIRAMTQFAPTDEVGLWAFTTDLDGEEQIYRELEPVLPISRQRDDLRRSIRSLTPLNGTPLYAAIRAAVGTMGTSLDADKINAVVVLTDGRNEYPADTDLAGLVRQLGGGSSESPDTSLRVFTIAYGEGADLETLRQISAASNAAAYDATRPESIDKVFTAVLSNF
- a CDS encoding outer membrane protein assembly factor BamB family protein, which gives rise to MIFLTALSAVLLRDDSPAADCAVAVSSGETSPQLVPRAALLPAGSVGRQRRRVVEAVEGLGGPVGSVITGRFFERLTQRPSVVAYADRLALVTTPQPGRAVVDVVDVDRARTDWRVDLAGDPAWTTFTGGPVGEDLVLAFSGPQPSLLTLAGDSVPLVCGDLPRTGPSTLVRTDQAGSDVVVGSVGADGRRVVRLVDPATGKVGWTRHGRGALASVSVAGDLVLLARADSASLATGGAPTPGPGAWVEALSRSGGSQVWAHRGPAAALLTAGPDGSSYLLRTGGRPRVVALDARGRVRWTRPVPVGFRSAWLWADRLVLRGPDPRGGAMLRALDTSSGRPAWTVRARQAPPVGDSPRPGLGTPLVEDGTAWVPAPNGLLEVDVASGRATRHDSTARVDELLRLGDRAEGRVAVVSGTALLVTR